From a single Anabas testudineus chromosome 5, fAnaTes1.2, whole genome shotgun sequence genomic region:
- the ahcy gene encoding adenosylhomocysteinase, which produces MSEKLSFKVADISLAEWGRKAIEIAENEMPGLMKMRELYGQTKPLKGARIAGCLHMTLQTAVLIETLTALGAEVQWSSCNIFSTQDHAAAAIAKAGIPVYAWKGETDEEYVWCIEQTLYFKDGQPLNMILDDGGDLTNLVHQKYPKLLAGIRGVSEETTTGVHNLYKMLKKGDLKIPAINVNDSVTKSKFDNLYGCRESLIDGIKRATDVMIAGKVAVVAGYGDVGKGCVQALRGFGARVIVTEIDPINALQAAMEGYEVTTMDEASKEGNIFVTTTGCEDIILGHHFENMKDDAIVCNIGHFDCEIDMNWLNKNAAEKVNIKPQVDRYRLKNGNHIIVLAEGRLVNLGCAMGHPSFVMSNSFTNQVLAQIELWTNTAKYPLGVYFLPKKLDEQVAAAHLDKLGVKLTKLTDKQAKYLGLPTEGPFKPDHYRY; this is translated from the exons ATGTCTGAGAAACTTTCCTTCAAAGTCG CTGACATCAGCCTGGCCGAATGGGGGCGAAAGGCCATCGAGATTGCGGAGAATGAGATGCCCGGTCTGATGAAGATGAGAGAACTGTACGGTCAGACTAAGCCTCTGAAAGGTGCCCGTATTGCTGGATGCCTCCACATGACCCTGCAGACCGCCGTACTAATTGAGACCCTCACTGCCCTCGGAGCTGAG GTTCAGTGGTCAAGCTGTAACATCTTCTCCACCCAGGAtcacgctgctgctgctattgCCAAAGCCGGCATTCCAG TGTATGCATGGAAAGGTGAAACCGATGAGGAGTACGTGTGGTGCATCGAACAAACTCTGTACTTCAAAGATGGTCAGCCCCTCAACATGATCCTGGATGATGGAGGTGACCTCACTAATCTGGTCCACCAGAAGTACCCCAAACTGCTGGCAG GTATTCGTGGGGTGTCGGAGGAAACCACGACAGGTGTCCACAACCTGtacaaaatgctgaaaaaagGCGACCTGAAGATCCCCGCCATCAACGTCAACGACTCTGTCACAAAG AGCAAGTTTGACAATCTGTACGGCTGCAGAGAGAGTCTGATCGACGGTATCAAGCGTGCCACCGATGTGATGATTGCTGGTAAAGTTGCTGTGGTGGCGGGCTATGGTGACGTGGGTAAGGGCTGCGTCCAGGCTCTGCGTGGGTTCGGAGCTCGCGTCATTGTCACAGAGATCGACCCCATCAACGCCCTGCAGGCTGCCATGGAAG GCTATGAGGTCACCACCATGGATGAGGCTAGTAAGGAAGGAAACATCTTTGTCACCACCACTGGTTGTGAGGACATCATCCTGGGACA CCACTTTGAGAACATGAAGGATGATGCAATCGTCTGTAACATCGGTCACTTTGACTGTGAGATCGACATGAACTGGCTCAACAAAAACGCTGCAGAGAAGGTCAACATCAAGCCTCAG GTCGATCGCTATCGTTTGAAGAATGGGAATCACATCATTGTCCTGGCTGAGGGCAGACTGGTCAACCTGGGCTGCGCCATGGGACACCCATCCTTCGTCATGAGCAACTCCTTCACCAATCAG GTGCTGGCTCAGATCGAGTTGTGGACGAACACTGCCAAATACCCCCTGGGAGTCTACTTCTTGCCAAAGAAG CTGGATGAGCAGGTGGCAGCTGCCCATCTGGATAAACTGGGAGTGAAGCTGACCAAGCTGACGGACAAGCAGGCCAAATACCTGGGTCTACCCACTGAAGGGCCCTTCAAACCAGACCACTATCGCTACTGA
- the chmp4ba gene encoding charged multivesicular body protein 4b encodes MSLFGKIFGSGGKGGKAPTPQEAIQRLRETEEMLAKKQEFLEKKIDQELVTAKKNGTKNKRAALQALKRKKRYEKQLAQIDGTLSTIEFQREALENANTNTEVLKNMGYAAKAMKAAHENMDIDKVDDLMAEITEQQEVAQEISDVISRPVGFGEDYDEDELMAELEELEQEELDKNLLEIEGTEDVPLPSVPSASLPSRPAKKKVEEDEDDMADLEAWAAN; translated from the exons atgtcGCTATTTGGTAAGATATTCGGCAGCGGGGGTAAGGGTGGGAAAGCGCCGACACCCCAGGAGGCTATCCAGCGACTCCGAGAGACCGAGGAGATGTTGGCCAAAAAACAGGAATTTCTAGAGAAGAAAATCGACCAGGAGCTCGTCACGGCGAAGAAAAACGGCACGAAAAACAAACGAG CGGCTCTACAGGCCTTGAAGAGAAAAAAGCGCTATGAGAAGCAGCTGGCTCAGATTGATGGGACGTTGTCTACTATCGAGTTCCAGAGGGAGGCGCTAGAGAAtgctaacacaaacacagaagtgcTGAAGAACATGGGCTACGCCGCTAAGGCAATGAAGGCCgcacatgaaaacat GGACATTGACAAAGTAGACGATCTGATGGCAGAAATCACAGAGCAACAGGAAGTGGCTCAGGAAATCTCAGATGTCATTTCCAGACCGGTCGGCTTTGGAGAAGACTACGACGAG GATGAGCTTATGGCTGAGCTGGAAGAGCTGGAACAGGAAGAGCTCGATAAAAATCTTCTGGAAATTGAAGGAACGGAGGACGTCCCTCTACCCAGTGTACCTTCTGCATCACTACCATCTAGACCAG cCAAGAAGAAGGTGGAAGAAGACGAAGACGACATGGCAGATCTTGAGGCCTGGGCAGCTAACTAA
- the LOC113154300 gene encoding uncharacterized protein C20orf85, translating to MEDPKRTSEPINSVHQDEIWKAHLKLEKDSADVWPKKWGFLTDAYKEYKRESLKLKREIPVEVPHHLEEQPATPPETRINVGPSPSVPQTTQALIGWRSTRPQLQLEQYGSVHHGRRSFLKELGWPLSGCY from the exons ATGGAGGATCCAAAGAGAACATCTGAACCCATCAACTCTGTGCATCAGGATGAAATCTG gaaagCACATCTAAAATTGGAAAAGGATTCAGCTGACGTCTGGCCCAAGAAGTGGGGCTTCTTGACCGATGCCTACAAAGAG tacaAGAGGGAGAGTCTGAAGCTGAAGAGAGAAATCCCAGTGGAGGTCCCCCATCACTTGGAGGAACAACCTGCCACTCCTCCAGAAACACGTATTAAT GTGGGACCCTCTCCTTCAGTTCCTCAGACCACCCAGGCTCTGATTGGTTGGCGTTCGACTCGCCCTCAACTTCAGCTGGAGCAGTATGGCTCAGTGCATCATGGGAGACGTAGTTTTCTGAAGGAACTGGGCTGGCCGCTCAGTGGTTGCTACTGA
- the LOC113154298 gene encoding SLA class II histocompatibility antigen, DQ haplotype C beta chain-like — protein MKRLTNLLCLCVFFSSVVETSADENGYFMYSDFWCALYPGEEQLVEYLIDWYFNKEFTMQYNSTVGKWTGFTPGGLITASSWNEDQHDVLQRKLEKQLICVNNVGLALNATKENMAEPSISLQAVESTSSTHDTLLVCSAYDFYPKKIRITWHHNGQEVTSGVTLSEATNEDWTYQVHSYLEYTSGRHDTVTCMVEHATLKEPRVYEWDSSLNKSDRSFLIGGVFALVFGTLFLSLGLFHYRKKSCDPRFSNAL, from the exons ATGAAACGCCTCACGAacctgctgtgtctctgtgttttcttttcatctgtggTGG aAACGTCTGCTGATGAAAATGGTTACTTCATGTACTCCGACTTCTGGTGTGCCTTGTATCCCGGAGAGGAACAGTTGGTGGAGTATCTGATTGACTGGTATTTTAACAAAGAGTTTACGATGCAGTACAACAGCACGGTTGGGAAATGGACGGGCTTCACACCTGGTGGATTAATCACTGCATCTTCCTGGAATGAAGACCAGCACGATGTTCTACAGAGGAAACTGGAGAAGCAGTTGATATGTGTCAACAACGTTGGTTTGGCTTTGAATGCAACTAAGGAAAACATGG CTGAACCCAGCATAAGTCTGCAGGCGGTGGAGTCAACAAGTTCCACTCATGATACGTTGCTGGTGTGCAGCGCTTACGACTTCTATCCCAAAAAGATCAGGATTACGTGGCATCACAATGGACAGGAAGTGACCTCGGGTGTGACCCTGAGCGAGGCAACAAATGAGGACTGGACTTATCAGGTCCACTCCTACCTGGAGTACACATCCGGTCGACATGACACTGTCACCTGTATGGTGGAGCACGCCACCCTCAAGGAGCCCAGAGTTTATGAGTGGG ACTCCTCTTTGAATAAATCAGACAGGAGCttcctgattggtggagtgtTCGCTCTAGTGTTTGGAACCCTATTTCTGTCTCTTGGACTGTTCCACTACAGGAAGAAAAGCTGTGATCCACGATTTTCAAATGctctataa